The Ricinus communis isolate WT05 ecotype wild-type chromosome 8, ASM1957865v1, whole genome shotgun sequence sequence ATGGAGTGAGCCGAACTAATGGATtgtctaatcacggaaaacaattaatcaataatgttgaaacatttgacaattaacctATGGTCTATACTCCTAAGACTAACTGTTtaaaaatctcgactcggataaattctaccgaaaattcggcagaacctcccctaaaatacTAACATTTatcccccgtaaaacgggtctaggacctgccaaaaaatatttcaaatattcaacaatttattttaacgagagtcgggtccccaagacttcactatttttcccgacaacgccacacatcacaattcaTGACTAAAGTCAGACAGTctgacaaataattattttaactaacaatatctctaatgctcaacacaattcaataaatacataaattttatcaataaattctaaaatcaacgggccagagaattaccgagatgcttgatctctcggtcgactcgcctccagccgtcggagtccgatcgacgatccgaacgcaCCAATGaactcgaaacgacgcgctgataACAATCCctgctttcgattttccgatccgacccccgatcatccgaaGAGATTTACAGACAATCTCAgccgtcgattttcaaacggagtccgatcgccatgaaaccggtgccattggaaagcttgagctgagaaAAATCTGGATATGctctccgatcatccatccctcGCTGGAGCTTGCCAGAAAAGCTAGAAAACACAGCTGCCAACACCTCGCCGGAACTTCCTCCTCCGGCTACCAAAGCCGACGCCACCATTGGACATCGTAAATGCCTGAACGACAAGAAGAAAGTTTATTGTCTTGGCCTCATGACGCCGGACACGCCCTTCTCTTCCTCCTTCTCTCTCCCCCGatttctccttctccttcttcttcttcttcttcttttctttctttttccttcgatatcgacttttggtcccttaactttttaattactaacaatttcatcttgcaaaaatttctaattaaccccttaaacttttttttagcttttcaattaagcccctaactatttaatttcggccaaattagaattattgaaaatatataattacatatttacccttgcttttaaatgtaaaattaccaaaaagcctttgccaacatatttaattacaaaaataccaaacatacaaattttcattaaaatcccatattaataaaattatactcttaatccttattccaaaataaatttctaatttagtcctaacacacaattaatttaattaatcaatttgctaaatattttccaattaaaatttaacaccattagctaattaaaatgcctTTTTTCccaataatttctttataaaatattctttacaaattcttccataactctcaaatatagaatttaatttatttatattcatttgggggaaaattttgaataataaaaattataatttatttctcaaaaaatttacttaattaatttttttaaaatcaaactaattggatatagaaaataactcatttatttgtctagcattaaaatttccatttaaaacattccaatttaaaccaaataaaaataaagtgaaattaatttaaataaaacctcttttattaattattaataatattatcattattgaagaaaaatttcggatattatactaattaacattattataaattaaataaaaaatggaaaataaatataaaagggAGTAACCTTTTTGAAGAATAACGACGACCATAGCAGCGGAGGGGTTAAAAAAAACGCAacattttaaacaaaaaacaaaaggtgAGAGACTTACCTGTACACTAACGATAAGAGGGAGGGTACCACCGTGGGAGGGCAGAAGGAGAGGGGAGGGGTGAGGAAAGAGGGTAGAGAGAGGGACAGGGTAAGGGGGAGGGGGCTGCTCTTACATTTTCGGAATTATTTACTCCTCAAATGTAAGAGACgatgaaaatattatattttatttaagtaattTATCGACAAGTTAATTTGTTGGTAAATTGCAAGCCTGAAACACTGCATTTTAGTTAAGTAATTTACAGACAGGTTAATCCGTCAGTAAATTAGGGACAGCAAAACCGTCTCTAAATAATTCATAACTGTCGCTAGTTTATGGCGTCAAATTCGTGCCattatttattgatagtaTCGTGAAACTGTCATCcgttaataaatttattgccAATTTTTACAGCTGAATTTACCGACGAAATCAATTTTTTGGTAAATTTCTGTCAGTAATTCGTTGCGAATCCGTCGATAATTTTCTATGGTTACATATGGTTGCTAATCCATTAGTAATTAGCGACGGTATAATATCCGAAGGTAAATATCGTCAGTAAACTAACTTTTTCTTGTAGGTGAAACTCAGTTACTTAAAATAGtagcaatattattaaagGGATTGAAAcatatttttgtataaattatACATATCACTATCTGAAATATAGCAAATATCATCATCAGTTAAAAATAGTATGACCTATGAAAATtggattaaaatattattatataaatgagaAATATTGTATAATATACAACTTTATCTTTCTAAGGATATCGCATACATCATCTATTAACTaaaacaaagattaaaaaatggATGGAATAATATTACATGAAAAATTGAGATTTGATTGTAGTTATTAGTAAggaataatattaaaattaaagcacttgttgagattttctttataaagaaaagagaagccTCATATTTATTCTTGTCCCGATTGAgacatatatttattcataagCAAATTATgtgtaagaaaatataaaatattaatactgAATCAAGCTGATTTTTAGTACACTAggacttaatttttaattattcaattcaaATTCATATTGAATTTAACATATTTCGTCGAGATTTACCGGtctaaatgaaaatatataaatgagtttagataagttaaattataaattaaattatttatcaatttattaaaatataatatttattatatagttgTAATGAGTTTTGTTTGCGCAGAGAATCTAAATCTTATCAAATAATTGTAAGAAGAAATGCAATTACTCTTCTGGATAGCATCTTTACTAGCAGCAAATCCCACCGCATATATCTTGGGTGCAATACATCCAACTCACAACAGGCAAACAAacataagaaagaaaaaagaaaaagaaagatttaataattaattggCACATGCCATTATTGGTTTCAATGATAAAAGGAAATTTTTAAGCAAGCCCACACTTGCGTTAAACATCAAGGGAAGGCTTCAATAATAGACTGCACAGCACCAATGGGTTTGATAGTGTGAGAGCGAAAGCCAGCCTTCTGAATAACAGATTCCCATTCCTTTGAGGTCCTCTCTTTACCTGTATTAGTGTGAGCCATCATCACCATATCTAGCATCAGCCTAACATACTCAAGCTTGTCGTCCTTCACTTCACCAATCACAGCTTCAACGATTATCACCTTTCCATTATCTTTTGGAACAGCTTCCTTGCATTTCTTCAGGATTTGGATGCATTCATCATCGTTCCAATCATGTAGAATCCACTGCAATTGATACAAGTAACAAAAATGACTTGTCATGGATTGTATAATGTGGTGGGCTaacaattagaaaaaaaagaagacttATAATGTAGAATAGGCCAAAAATAGtagcaatattattaaagGGATTGAGAcatatttttgtataaattatACATATCACTATCTGAAATATAGCAAATACCATCATCAGTTAAAAATAGTATGATCTATGAAAGTTGGATTAAGATATTATTGTATAAATGAGAAATATTGTATAATATACAACTTTATCTTTCTAAGGATATCGCATACATCACCTATTAACTaaaacaaagattaaaaaatggATGGAATAATATTACATGAAAAATTGAGATTTGATTGTAGTTATTAGTAAggaataatattaaaattaaagcacttgttgagattttctttataaagaaaagagaagccTCATATTTATTCTTGTCCCGAttgagatatatatttattcagAAGCAAATCGtgtgtaaaaaaaataaaatattagtagTGAATTAAGCTGATTTTTAGTACACTTggatttaagtttttaattatccaattcaaattaaagctgaatttaacatattttgTCGAAATTCATGAGtctaaatgaaaatatataaaggaGCTTAGATAagctaaattataaattatttatttatcaatgtattaaaaataatatttactatatagttataatgatttttgtttgCGCAGAGAATCTAAATCTTACCAAATAATTGTAAGAAGACATGTAATTACTCTTCTGGATAGCATCTTTATTAGCAGCAAATCCCACCGCATATATCTTGGGTGCAATACATCCAAATCACAACAGGCAAACAAacataagaaagaaaaaagaaaagaaagatttaataattaattggCACATGCCATTATTGGtttcaataataaaaggaaattttTAAGCAAGCCCACAATTGCTTTAAACATCAAGGGACGGCTTCAATAATAGATTGCACAGCACCAATGGGTTTGATAGTGTGAGAGCGAAAGCCAGCCTTCTGAATAACAGATTCCCATTCCTTTGAGGTCGTCTCTTTACCTGTATTAGTGTGAGCCATTATCACTATATCTAGCATCAGCCTAACATACTCAAACTTGTCGTCCTTCGCTTCACCAATCACAGCTTCAACGATTATCACCTTCCCATTATCTTCTGGAACAGCTTCCTTGCATTTCTTCAGGATTTGGATGCATTCATCATCGTTCCAATCATGTAGAACCCACTGCAATTGAtacaaataacaaaaatgacTTATCATGGATTGTATAATATGGTGGGCTaacaattagaaaaaaaaaaaggacttATAATGTAGAACaggccaaaaagaaaaaaaagtattgtCTGTTTTAGacaattgaaaaattataaaaattaataatattaatctaCAAAAACCtacatttcttaatttatatataaaatgaaagtaaattatcttttgggatcaaagaatataaaaaaaaaaagagatgaaGATTTATCATTAATATAGCTAATAGggttttaaagttttttttatataaacgAGCTAAGCTCGGCCTTGACTTAATTTAAGCTCGTTAGCAAGcttgattttatcaaattattaggtttagttttatattatttgccTCATGATTTTtgtgtaatatacaaattgcctcctatattttatttaatgcaCTAAACTTCCTTTGCATTTTGAAAGTCAATACAATTAAAGAactagtttaataaaaaatatattttaatcttcaaactttttatcaaaattacaattttaatgcgataaaattaagaatgctatctattttattttaataatttagacttaaattatatgaattttcaaataagCCATATATGCATGTATGTCATTAATGGCTCACGCTAGAAGAAATGTGGGTAGATATAATACAAATGCCCAAGATGGTAAatcaaactaataaattttaaaggtGAAAGtagatttatgaaaataatcaaAGGTCAAGgtattttatattgttttaacttttgaaaaatataaatacttttaaaatattttaatttcactaagatttaattatgctataaattagagaaagtaaaaaaaatactagattattatttttatatagacACTATTgattattcataaaaataaaggagtccgataataataaatctaattataaattaatttttttgtcaatttagTCTTTTGACTATCTTAATTAgttttgttaaattaaattaaagtaataattagttttgttAAGAGATAAAGGGAgtttttagtaaattataaggagcaatttgtatattatacCAAAAATCTGGTAGCAAATATTATAAACCAAATctagttaataattatttaacgaAATGgattttagtataaaattgtaaaatagaatgatgaaaaataaattttttaaatattatgggataactagtataatatagaaaaatgaaGGGGCAAATAATATTACCATGTGGGCTGCTAATTTAGAGAACGGTTCGATGAGAGCGGAAAGTGGACACTGGGGCAAGAGTAGGATGCATGGACAATGAGCGGCTTCTGataggcttctaggatggcagcactctaaggtacgaGAGTACATGAATGATTCAAATTGCACATCGAAATGGGGCGAAAAATAGtttataacatatatgtaaagagttggaacaaATAACATGAAGtgctttttggttgtttggttaTGGATTTGTCGGAACTCTAAAGTTAAATGTGCTTGGTTTGGAGAAATTTTAGAATGGGTGACCCTTTGGAAAGTTCTCAAATCCGCCAAGGGGACAAACCGTGAGGCCAGTGGGTCAAAGCGgataatatctcatgtgatttGGTTCCGGACCATTATAAATGGTATTAGAGCAGGATCCTTCAATAGATGTGTGGTTCGAGGACGAACTAATAGGTGgaatgtaatacccgaaattttcttttaataatgataatattaataataattaataaatgagtttttatttaaataaattttactctatttttatttggtataattggaatgatttaagtgcaattttaaattttaatgctagacaaataagggagttattttctatatcctattagtttgatttttaagaaattaagtaaattctttgggaaataaattatattttttggtcattcaattttttcctaaaatgaatttatgaattaaattctatatttgagagttataaaaaaaattaataattaatattttgtaaaagaatttatttaggaatggtgaattttaattaactaatggtgttgattttaactgaaaaatagttagtaaattgattattaaattaattaagtgttaggattaaattgaaaatttaatttggaataaggattaaaactataattttattaatatggggttttaatgaaaatttgtatgtttggtatttttgtaattaaatatgtcggcaaaGGCTTTTTGGTAAGTTTATGTcggcaagggctttttggtaagtttacatttaaaagcaagggtaaatatgtaattgtatattttcaataattatattttggcccaaattaaatagttatgggcttaattgaaaagctaaagaaaagtttaagggttaattggaaattttacaggatgaaattgttagtaattaaaaagttaagggactaaatggtaagaaagaaaagtttagggaccCATTGTCGATGTagagaagaaataaaagaaaagaagaaaagagaaagagatcAGGGAGAGAGAGATAGCGGGGGAAGAAGAATCGGAGCTGCGTTGTCGGTGGCGGGCTTTGGAGGAGAAGCAACAGCGATGGGCGAGCATGGCTGCAGACCGGAGGCGGAAGCAAAGTGGCGTGCTTTCTGCTGCCCTTTGGTAGCATTTTTGGTCTCAAAATGATCGATGAGTTGAAGGCTTTCTTTTGGGAGTGGCGGCGTCGGCTTTGGTAGTCGAAGGAGGGAGTTCCGGTGAGGTGTTGCCAGCCGCATTTTTTGTCTTTTCCCGACGAgtgatggacgatcggagggcatatccgAACTCCCCCAAGGTTTTAAAAGGCACCCCGTTTGACAATCGACGGGGCGAGATTGTCAGTGAATCTCTCcagatgatcgggggtcggatcaAAAAATTGAAAGCTGGGATCGTtatcagcgcgtcgtttccAGTCCGTTGGTGCGTCCGGATCGTCGAttggactccggcggctggagatGTGTcaaccgagcgatcaagcgtctcggtaattctctggCTCGTTGATATTAGAATTCTTTGgtaaatttatgtgtttattgatATGAGTTGAGCCTTAGAAATattgtgagttaaaataattatttgtcggACTATCTACCATTAGTCGTGATTTGcgatgtgtggcggagtcgggaaaaatagtgaagtcttggagACCCAACTCccgttaaaaataaattgttggaaatttgaagtgttttttgGCAGGTTCTGGACTCGTTATACGAGGGGTAAATGTCTGTAATTTAGGGGatgttctgccggattttcggtagaattcctccgagtcgagattcttagacagtcattcctaggaatctagacctagggttaattatCGAATGTTTCAACGTTATTGATTAATTGCttttcgtgattagataatccgtcagttcggctcACTACACCCGAGGTATCGGAACAGAGCTAGGAGGTTGTCAacactgtgagttaaagtcatatgtctATTTACATGTGTTATGCTGagattttacaaaataattttgattacatgatttaatattttaatcagttattttaatcgctatttatataagttttattttctgcattatgattttatcgTTTCGTGTTGACTTGGGAGGGGACGGCTGTAGAACATGCTATTTGATGAGTGCACTGGTATGAATCCAAAACTGAtagcaaaaaggaaaaagggtaaatttaaaaaggtaaatttaggacttgccctagtcgagcatcgctctttaggcttagtagagtgtgtttgtcggagtaaaggtccatggtcgagcattgctctctaggcgcacGCTTGTTTAGAAACTTAAGTGATCGGaatggatttaaggaccctagtcgagcttcgctctctaggcgccagtcttattgaagtaagagagccgaaaggctaagagagttagtgataattaagtgaccggactggatttaaggaccctagtcgagcttcgctctttgggcgtcagttctgttagaatgagagagtcgagatgttagtgttcAGATTAGGattctgctgaggtactccgtcccgtagtatgtgaaaattatttttatataagcatggcatgacacgtttatttttttgcatgacttaatatttatttcaattaaataaatatgttattgaaGTGGCTGTAActgtttttggatatatgattttaactcactctcgagactaacagtctcaattttactgtttttcatatctgtgattgttagtcttcatgtggctcttatctagcaacccgactccttcatcatcgggtgatgtatttgatttggtatgtctgacttataaaattttagattctccgcagtagaagtAATAGGcttatcagttgtaattttatgtagtttcgggtcttgcctaattctactggcagaccgaattaaatatgtagaatttaatgGTTACGACAAATTGTGACATCATTGATAttagatgagatttaattaagttagtgagtattcaggcttactatgggattcggtggccttacgcctacccatcccctagtgccggtcatagatcgggtcgtgacaaaagCTTGTGTGCATGTGACAATCTGACCTAGAGAGCGATCCGATAAAAGCGGAAAGTGGACGCTGGAGCAAGGATAGGATGCttggacaaggagcggcttctaggatggcagcacttTGAGGTacgg is a genomic window containing:
- the LOC125370897 gene encoding tabersonine 16-O-methyltransferase-like, whose amino-acid sequence is MYSRTLECCHPRSLSEAAHCPCILLLPQCPLSALIEPFSKLAAHMWVLHDWNDDECIQILKKCKEAVPEDNGKVIIVEAVIGEAKDDKFEYVRLMLDIVIMAHTNTGKETTSKEWESVIQKAGFRSHTIKPIGAVQSIIEAIYAVGFAANKDAIQKSNYMSSYNYLWILHDWNDDECIQILKKCKEAVPKDNGKVIIVEAVIGEVKDDKLEYVRLMLDMVMMAHTNTGKERTSKEWESVIQKAGFRSHTIKPIGAVQSIIEAFP